A genomic region of Prevotella scopos JCM 17725 contains the following coding sequences:
- a CDS encoding DUF4270 domain-containing protein — MRRNFIAAFMLAACIGMVSCDDTTDNLGGSLIDNGDKLSIKADTFNVASETMVADSVIARSSTGYLGRMIDPETNTSVTGNLMSQFHVLSNYEMPAKDSIMSRDANNEIIADSCDIRLYYSNYYGDSLSQMKLTTYELSKPVEEGVTYYSNFDPETRGYIRPVAQGGIAEKRSFTLTDYTEADSIRKMKGYNRNIIVRLNNPYKDKAGVTYKNYGTYLLRKYHQDPSAFRNPYRFLHEVCPGFYFKIDGGYGSMAHIQTAQLNIYFKNKQNGKVSAISTSFVSTEEVLQLTNFSNDNTQLQQLANESGHTYLKTPAGLFTKLTLPVSDILNGHSTDSINSAKVVLYRENNSSISGYQFGIPQNVVMVPADSLHSFFANNRLPDNKTSFLASYNKITNSYVFNNISGIINLFARNTSMPAWGKVVIVPVELLTVTQGSGSNQKKVITKVSHDMGLSSTKLLGNTSTGKNIQISVIYGKFNGR; from the coding sequence ATGAGAAGGAATTTCATTGCAGCTTTTATGCTTGCAGCTTGTATTGGAATGGTATCATGTGATGATACTACAGATAACCTTGGAGGCTCACTTATTGATAATGGCGATAAACTTTCTATAAAGGCAGATACCTTCAACGTAGCTTCTGAGACAATGGTTGCTGATAGTGTTATTGCACGTTCTTCAACTGGATATTTGGGTAGAATGATTGATCCTGAGACAAATACATCTGTAACAGGTAATCTTATGTCACAATTCCATGTGCTTAGCAATTATGAGATGCCAGCAAAGGATTCGATCATGAGTCGTGATGCAAACAATGAGATAATTGCCGACTCTTGTGATATAAGACTTTATTATAGCAATTATTATGGCGACTCGCTAAGTCAAATGAAACTCACTACATACGAGCTTTCAAAGCCTGTTGAAGAGGGTGTAACCTATTACTCAAACTTCGATCCTGAGACACGAGGTTATATCCGACCAGTTGCACAGGGTGGTATTGCTGAGAAACGTTCGTTTACACTGACCGATTATACAGAAGCTGATAGCATCAGAAAGATGAAAGGTTATAATCGCAATATCATTGTACGTTTAAATAATCCGTATAAGGACAAGGCTGGGGTGACTTATAAGAACTACGGAACATACCTGCTTCGTAAATATCATCAGGATCCATCGGCATTCCGTAATCCTTATCGTTTCTTGCATGAGGTTTGTCCAGGCTTCTACTTCAAGATAGATGGAGGTTATGGTTCTATGGCACATATTCAGACTGCACAGTTGAATATTTACTTTAAGAATAAACAAAATGGTAAAGTGTCAGCAATATCAACCAGTTTTGTTAGTACCGAAGAGGTTCTCCAGTTGACAAACTTCTCTAACGACAATACGCAGTTGCAGCAGTTAGCAAATGAGTCAGGACACACTTATCTGAAGACACCTGCCGGTTTGTTTACGAAGTTAACGTTACCTGTTTCTGACATATTGAATGGTCATAGCACTGATTCTATTAATTCAGCAAAGGTTGTTCTTTATCGAGAAAACAATAGTTCCATATCAGGCTACCAATTCGGAATACCACAGAATGTTGTGATGGTTCCAGCAGATAGCTTACATTCATTCTTTGCTAATAACAGATTGCCAGACAATAAGACTTCGTTTCTAGCATCTTACAACAAGATAACAAATAGCTATGTGTTCAACAACATCTCTGGAATTATCAATCTCTTCGCACGCAACACATCAATGCCTGCATGGGGAAAGGTTGTGATTGTTCCTGTTGAATTACTAACCGTGACACAAGGTTCTGGTAGTAATCAGAAAAAGGTTATTACTAAAGTATCTCATGACATGGGACTCTCAAGTACAAAACTGTTAGGGAACACATCTACAGGAAAGAATATTCAGATCTCGGTCATATACGGTAAGTTCAATGGCAGATAA
- a CDS encoding glycogen/starch synthase codes for MGKKVLFVNQEIMPYVPETEMSYYGSEMPHIMQEAGYEIRTFMPRWGNINERRGQLHEVIRLSGMNLIIDDTDHPLIIKVASIPQTRIQVYFIDNEDYFQKRPAMTKDELGNDYADNGERAIFFARGVLETVKKLRWAPDVIHCQGWMSSVIPFYVKTAYKDEPQFANSKVVTSLFEDQPQGSLGANFKHCLEFRDVKAKLLKNYSDDFNFMELGKFAIDYSDGVIGTSDKVNADLINYAKTNDKQLLEHTIDDAKLKDKYSEFYDKLF; via the coding sequence ATGGGAAAAAAAGTATTATTTGTTAATCAAGAAATCATGCCTTACGTGCCTGAGACAGAGATGTCATACTATGGCTCTGAAATGCCTCATATTATGCAGGAAGCTGGATATGAAATCCGTACTTTTATGCCAAGATGGGGGAATATTAATGAACGCAGAGGACAGTTGCATGAAGTTATTCGCCTTTCAGGTATGAACTTGATTATAGACGATACTGATCATCCATTGATTATTAAGGTGGCAAGTATTCCTCAGACACGTATTCAAGTTTATTTCATTGATAACGAAGATTATTTCCAAAAACGTCCAGCAATGACAAAGGATGAATTGGGTAATGACTATGCTGACAATGGAGAACGTGCAATCTTCTTTGCAAGAGGTGTGCTTGAAACGGTTAAAAAGCTAAGATGGGCACCTGACGTTATTCATTGCCAGGGATGGATGTCTTCAGTTATTCCATTCTATGTGAAAACGGCCTACAAAGATGAGCCACAATTTGCCAACTCAAAAGTTGTAACTTCACTCTTTGAAGACCAACCACAAGGTAGCTTAGGTGCGAATTTTAAACATTGTCTAGAATTCCGTGATGTGAAAGCAAAACTGTTGAAGAACTATAGTGATGACTTTAATTTCATGGAATTAGGTAAATTTGCGATTGACTATTCTGATGGTGTCATTGGTACTAGCGACAAAGTTAATGCTGATCTTATCAACTATGCTAAGACGAATGACAAGCAACTATTGGAGCATACAATTGACGATGCTAAACTGAAAGATAAGTATTCAGAGTTTTATGACAAATTGTTCTAA
- the panD gene encoding aspartate 1-decarboxylase encodes MLIEVLKSKLHCAIVTEANLHYMGSITIDEDLLDAANMIAGEKVQIVNNNNGERFETYIIKGERGSGCICLNGAAARKVVVGDEVIIISYALMDFEEAKTFKPSIVFPKEGNRL; translated from the coding sequence ATGCTGATTGAAGTATTAAAAAGTAAGTTACACTGTGCTATAGTCACAGAGGCAAACCTTCATTATATGGGTAGTATTACCATTGATGAAGACTTGTTGGATGCTGCTAATATGATAGCAGGTGAGAAGGTTCAAATTGTGAATAACAACAATGGTGAACGCTTTGAAACCTATATTATTAAGGGAGAAAGAGGTTCTGGCTGTATTTGCCTAAATGGTGCAGCAGCTCGCAAGGTTGTAGTAGGGGATGAGGTGATTATTATCTCTTATGCATTGATGGATTTTGAAGAAGCAAAAACCTTCAAGCCTTCAATTGTATTCCCTAAGGAAGGCAATCGACTATAA
- the panC gene encoding pantoate--beta-alanine ligase: MKVIQKIVELQNELFSCRKENKSIGLVPTMGALHVGHASLVKQSVKDNDVTVVSVFLNPTQFNDKGDLERYPRTLEADCQLLEACGADFVFAPSVEEIYPKPDHRQFDFPPQSTVMEGAKRPGHFNGVCQVVSRLFYIVHPDKAYFGEKDWQQIAVIKRLVHFIGMNDKLTIVECPIVREADGLAMSSRNMLLTFEERAIAPKIYEALSNSVEFSKTHSVAETHDKVIKDINAIDGLEVEYFDIVDGNTLLEVNTWEAYVVGCITVYCGHTPIRLIDHIKYRG, translated from the coding sequence ATGAAAGTTATTCAAAAGATTGTTGAACTTCAGAACGAACTATTCTCTTGTCGTAAAGAAAATAAATCTATTGGATTAGTTCCAACGATGGGTGCATTGCATGTTGGTCATGCATCACTTGTGAAACAAAGTGTTAAAGACAATGATGTAACGGTCGTTTCTGTATTTCTTAATCCTACACAATTTAATGATAAGGGTGATTTAGAACGCTACCCTCGTACATTAGAAGCTGATTGTCAGCTTCTTGAAGCTTGTGGAGCAGACTTTGTGTTTGCCCCTTCAGTTGAGGAGATCTACCCAAAACCTGACCATCGTCAATTCGATTTTCCACCACAATCAACTGTGATGGAAGGAGCTAAACGGCCTGGCCACTTCAATGGTGTGTGTCAAGTTGTCAGTAGGTTATTTTATATTGTTCATCCTGATAAAGCTTATTTTGGTGAGAAAGACTGGCAGCAGATTGCTGTTATCAAACGCCTTGTACACTTCATTGGTATGAATGACAAACTCACGATAGTAGAATGTCCTATCGTTCGTGAGGCTGATGGATTAGCAATGAGCTCACGTAACATGTTGTTAACATTCGAGGAGCGTGCAATAGCACCGAAGATATACGAGGCTCTAAGCAATAGTGTTGAGTTTTCTAAGACTCACAGCGTTGCTGAAACCCATGATAAAGTTATTAAGGATATTAATGCTATTGATGGTCTTGAAGTAGAGTATTTTGATATTGTAGATGGCAACACGCTCCTTGAAGTGAATACATGGGAAGCGTATGTTGTAGGTTGTATTACTGTTTATTGTGGTCACACACCAATTCGTCTTATTGATCACATAAAATACAGAGGATAA